Genomic segment of Pochonia chlamydosporia 170 chromosome 1, whole genome shotgun sequence:
GAACTCGGCCGCGCGTACGACACAAACGCCCTCACCGAGCAGCGAAAGAACATGCTCCCCTCCCTCCTGGACTTTGGCCTCATCTACATCCCCCAACACAAACGATCCATGTTCTTCCCAACACGACTCGCTACCACGCTCACCAGCGGTGGGAGTAGCCTGCGCACTATTAGCGAGGGCGTTGCTGCCGCTACTGCCGCCGCCCTCGGCCCATCTCCCCAATCAGCTGGCCCTCTCGGCTCATCAGGCGACCAAAAAGGTAGCGTCATTGTCGAGACCAACTACCGCATCTACGCATACACCCAGTCGACGCTGCAAATCGCCGTCCTCGCCCTGTTTTGCAAGCTCAACATGCGGTTCCCAGACATGGTTGCCGGAAGGGTAACCCGCACATCCATCCGGCAAGCAatcaactttggcatcacAGCCGACCAGATTATATCCTATCTCGCCGCTCACTCACACGAACAAATGCACCGGAGTGCTGCTCTTGCCAATAAGCCCATCTTGCCGCCAACTGTCGTCGATCAAATTCGCCTGTGGCAGCTGGAGAACGAGCGCATGAAGACGACGGGTGGATTTCTGTTTCGTGACTTTGAAGACCACAAGGAATTTCTGGATACTGCAAGGTTTGCAGAGGAGATTGGCGTTTTGGTCTGGCGGAGCGACAAGTCGGGCATGTTTTTTGCCAACAAATACGAGCAGATCAGGGACTACTTGAAGAGCAGGAAGCGTATCGAATAGAGTAAGAGCCGTGCCTCCTAATCAAATGCTATGATGCAGGTCCGCATTGTGTTTTCAAACCAGGGGGGGCGTTTGGCGAGTTGGATACATTATCATTGGTTCCAAAACTTGGACACGGGTGGCCTTCCGTGAATAAATAAGGGTATGGATACAAGCCTTTAATTAAAAATAAAGAAACATATCAATTCATAATATCGTGCCAATGTTTGTACTCTGCCTGTCTGCCTCACATACAACCAATAGGCCCAATACTCCAAGCAAAGCATGATAGCGACCAATCCATTCTAGTCGTATACCGACAAACCCGAAAGTCGATTAAGCCAGCCGCTACCATGAGCAGTATCGACATGAGTCTCccaccaaaacaaaacaaaatggaTATAATTACATCTTCATCCGTGGAGAAGAACCGGTTCCGTCAAAAGAATGTGCCAAAAGTCGACAACAACCAATATCCACTCTCCAAACATCGTCCAGACAAGAAAGTAAAGGAAACCAACATGAGCAAGTATTCATCTGCTATAGTCCATGCAAAAAGAGGGAACAGAGGGTGACCAATTACCACAGCCAAAGAGACTACATCCCAAAACGAAGAAAAATACCACCAATCTTCAGTATACCGCCACGCCTCGACCAGGAGTAACACCGATTGCCCCTGGTCTTGAATCCGCCAATTCCCCAAAAGCCGACAGTCGTCGTCTTTCGCCACTCTTAAAGCGAtgcccaacaccaacaaggAACCTATTGCGACTTTTGTCATACATGCATCCACCTTCGGGAAGTAGCTTTGGCCGACTGTAACGACGGGCATATGTCTGCTGCCACGAGTGTAACGACGCTTTAGCCTCTGTCGTGGTGCACAAGGATTCAAGATGGCTGAATATACGCTTGCATTTCgaatcgtcttcgtcctcataTTGAAACAATCTGGGATTGTATGTAATTGTTGTAAGAGCTGAAGTAGTATTGGAAGGAGCGAGATATGTCAAGCGATTCTGGGTAGCAGTCACAGAATGGCCACGAGGGAGAGCCAATCTCGACTGCCAGCCGATTTCAGCTTTCGGCGAAGTGCAAGACGAGGAGTATTTTGCAAAGCTTTCCGAAGAGAAACGGTCATGTAGTCCCATGAAACGGCCAGACCAATACTCGGAGCTTTGTGCCGTGTCAACATGCTTTATAGAAGGCACAGGAGATGAGTTTGAGCTGTGATCAATCAGGGAAAATGACGTCAGAGTTGTTTGGGAAGATTGGAACGTCGAAATACTCAGTTCGGACTCATCCAACTTTCGAAATGACGGAACGTTAGGTGCTGGTTGCGTCTGGCCGTGGTTATGATTCTTTACTGCTGCCAAGCTGGGTCTGGAAAATGATTTTTTGAGGTCATGAAGCACCATCATTGTCCTTGACTTGGGAAGTTTGCTCATTGACCTGGGTATAGAGGActtcttgtcgtctttcGACACGTTCAATGGTgggatgttctcggcatcttcagcCGACTGTGGGCGAGCAATGAGCGTATACTTGGACGGCTGCTTCAACAGCGACCTCGTCGACAACGACAGCAGCGCGGCCCGTCTGCCAAGGGATCCCTTGAACGAAGTATCCGACTGTATTCGAGTAACAGCACTGACTTCCGACTCGACAACGGTTGGACTCGCAGACGGGGCCACGGTGTTCAAGAAGCTTGCTGATATCCGACGAGATCTTCGAGAAGCAATTGAGTCTGAGGGAGTGCTGGGGTTCTTTGTGCAGTCTTTGATCCCAGCAACAATCTCAAATTTATCGCTTCGGGTGAGATCTGGTCCACGGGAGCTCTTGACGGGGCCAATTGGGGCGGATATGATGGGACGCTCGAGAGGTGTTCGCTTGCGCATGGTGATGCATTGAAGACCTGGGGCTGTAGACAATCTGTGTCCGTCTTATTATCCGTGTTGTATACGAGTCAAATAAACTAACCTTCTGTGTCATATATTGCGAGGCTAATATGTAGCGTTTAAAGAACCAGGACAGTTACGTTAGTAGCTAGTCAAACGAACCAAGACAAGATGCGAGCAATACAGATGTCCGACTTATGAAGCATGCGGCCGATGTCACCGCAGACTGGCACGGGCGATATGCGACAGACGATCTAAAGATGAGGAAATGTTGTTTGGCAGAGCAGAAATCGTTTGTTTACAGACAAACGGCCGTCTTAAACACGGTACCAGTTGTTGTTTGGAAATGAGAGTGGTGGAGCACAACACGGTCagaaatgtctggtatttcTGGAAGAGATGACTGGGGCAAAGGTCTCGGAGTGAGAAGAAGGTGAATTATGAATGGACCAGGGAGGTGCAGATTTATTCGCTTAAGGTGACCAACAGCTGGTTGACAGTCGCTCGCAGCTGCCAGCTTTTACGCATGGCACTTCGCGCTCTAGAAATCAGGAAACTTGACTGAGCACATCTATCTAGTCCAAGTCAGCTCTGAAATCAATAATTATCGTCGGATGGTCTACCCTTTCTCAACGCTCTAGAATGTAGTGCCCTGCTCATCACTCTACTATCCAAACCTGCTTTCCTTATACTGACCACTTTACTCATCCCAACCCTCAATCTTAAACTCAAaaacaacatcaccatcccccCTCTCAATCTTATGTCCATTCCGATCCCACAACGCCCTCTCTATAACCTTCACATTTCCATCCCAGTCGACCAGCATGACCGTCTGTCTCTGCGTGCCGTACATGCCTGTCTCGAACCCGTTCGCAGCTGGGGCACTTACTTcaggctgctgctccatcaGAATCTCCTCCACCGCCTTGAGTTTACTCTCGTCCTTGGCCCATTCTGCCTTCCCTTTGGCCCTCGCCGCGTCCATCGACTCCTGGTGAGCCTCGTCCCCCAGCTCCGGCACAAAAATGGTGTGTCGTAGCAGACCAGTAATTTCAGCAAAACTCATCCCAGGAGTGACGGCAGGAAACGTATCCGTATCCAATACGCCAAACAAATCCCTCACCAGGTCCTCCTCGCTCTCCTTGTCTCTAACCGCCTTTTCCACCGTCTCCCGAAGCATCTTGGTGCCCAATTCAACCTTTGGCCACGCAACCTCCGCTTCAAAAGTAGTGTTACTCAAACCCCATGTCTCGCCTCTCTCTTCAGCCACAACCGGAACATCATCCGCATGTCCGGCCCTGTTGCTCACAATGGCTATGCCTGcgcccttcttcctcagttTCCCGCAGACGAGGGAGAACCCGCCCACTCCTTTCACACCGTCATCCTTGACGAGATGATGCACACCGTCTTTGATGGTATctcccagcccagccagccaggcGGTCACGACGGCGCCGCGGCTTTTCCTGCCGTGAACGGGGTGGCTCGCATCATGGTCATTGACTTCGCGGAAGTTGGTTAGGACGGCAAAGACTCCGGATTTCGTTATGCCGAGCCATGTGCCCTTTTCTGCGCGCTGGAGATCTCGTGATGACAGGACCTGCTCACCCGAGGTTGGGTGAGTCCACCAGTGAGGACGTGATGTCGGGCGCAGAATGAACTCGTCTCTATTGTCTATGAGGATGAGGGGATAGTCGGGGTGTGCTGTGGTGAAGAGAACTATGCACATGTTGATGGATTTTATGAGGTAGTTGTTGCCGAGTAATGTTAGGTGAAGGTAGGGAAACTCGTCAGGCCGAGGTAATCGGATGACGTCTCTTTGTATGTCGTTGGCTTGGCAGATGATGACAGAAATTTAGTGAG
This window contains:
- a CDS encoding RNA polymerase II transcription factor B subunit 2 (similar to Verticillium alfalfae VaMs.102 XP_003000727.1); amino-acid sequence: MSVNPAPSLQLADYLEKLPGTTFRKLYQQPSTAFAIFRRMLPHLVMRILYMPKPMLLSDLDLWIKPDAKRQRDNAIATLKGLHIIQISMPSKDKPQEMQLTANFKNSLRLALTGGGEHNSFGVPSTLAVPPEIDLPFLDRYARKKWDDILHFVVSSVGYKSAGDVTGPNKSVKELLVAGRLVDRRPNGSIGITQAGFTFLLQEPNAQVWTMLLLWLEASEINKAAGLETVDMLSFLFVLASLELGRAYDTNALTEQRKNMLPSLLDFGLIYIPQHKRSMFFPTRLATTLTSGGSSLRTISEGVAAATAAALGPSPQSAGPLGSSGDQKGSVIVETNYRIYAYTQSTLQIAVLALFCKLNMRFPDMVAGRVTRTSIRQAINFGITADQIISYLAAHSHEQMHRSAALANKPILPPTVVDQIRLWQLENERMKTTGGFLFRDFEDHKEFLDTARFAEEIGVLVWRSDKSGMFFANKYEQIRDYLKSRKRIE
- a CDS encoding S-adenosyl-L-methionine-dependent methyltransferase (similar to Metarhizium robertsii ARSEF 23 XP_011410711.1): MRKRTPLERPIISAPIGPVKSSRGPDLTRSDKFEIVAGIKDCTKNPSTPSDSIASRRSRRISASFLNTVAPSASPTVVESEVSAVTRIQSDTSFKGSLGRRAALLSLSTRSLLKQPSKYTLIARPQSAEDAENIPPLNVSKDDKKSSIPRSMSKLPKSRTMMVLHDLKKSFSRPSLAAVKNHNHGQTQPAPNVPSFRKLDESELSISTFQSSQTTLTSFSLIDHSSNSSPVPSIKHVDTAQSSEYWSGRFMGLHDRFSSESFAKYSSSCTSPKAEIGWQSRLALPRGHSVTATQNRLTYLAPSNTTSALTTITYNPRLFQYEDEDDSKCKRIFSHLESLCTTTEAKASLHSWQQTYARRYSRPKLLPEGGCMYDKSRNRFLVGVGHRFKSGERRRLSAFGELADSRPGAIGVTPGRGVAVY